The Bacillota bacterium region CATCTGCCGTCTTTGGGATATCCGTATGTGATCTGGATCTCCTCGGTTCCAAAGTCAGGCTCATAGTTCCCGGTGACACTGAAATTCGTGGTGTCGATGTGTACACAATGTGATCCAAATTCACTCTGGATGAGACATTCTGCAACAATCTCATTGAATAATTCGGTGGGTCCATACTCGGCGATGGCATCCAGGGTTCTGCCGAATACATCGTCGTTGAGATGATCTCTGGTAATTCCAGGGCCAATGAGCCGACTTAATGCAATGTCATCAAAGAATTCGGGAAAGAGGTAGAGTCGCCGTTCAATGAATCCTAACCCGTTCAGAGC contains the following coding sequences:
- a CDS encoding IS1634 family transposase, which codes for MGIVAGAYDSLGIGKVIDRAIPKTRQHHLTHSQVVELMALNGLGFIERRLYLFPEFFDDIALSRLIGPGITRDHLNDDVFGRTLDAIAEYGPTELFNEIVAECLIQSEFGSHCVHIDTTNFSVTGNYEPDFGTEEIQITYGYPKDGRWDLKRFVLGIAANQHGVPLFLQTFSGNESDKESIRT